The following proteins are encoded in a genomic region of Rattus rattus isolate New Zealand chromosome 2, Rrattus_CSIRO_v1, whole genome shotgun sequence:
- the Smim17 gene encoding small integral membrane protein 17, protein MQSLRTEQTQGLLPRDSKAWEKPCHSTFPKDWEAVEVGASSCDSDEKDLSSQETGLSQEWSSVEEDEESEDSQGFVEWSKAPQQTTIVLVVCVLFLFLVLTGMPMMLHI, encoded by the exons ATGCAGAGCCTCAGGACTGAGCAGACACAGGGACTACTGCCTCGGGACAGCAAGGCCTGGGAGAAGCCATGCCACTCCACCTTCCCCAAGGACTGGGAGGCTGTGGAGGTCGGGGCCTCCAGCTGTGACAGTGATGAGAAAG ATCTGTCTTCTCAAGAGACTGGGCTGTCTCAGGAGTGGAGCTCagtggaggaagatgaggagtcaGAGGATTCTCAG GGCTTTGTGGAGTGGTCCAAGGCTCCACAGCAAACCACCATCGTGCTGGTAGTGTGCGTGCTGTTCCTATTCTTGGTTTTAACTGGGATGCCCATGATGCTCCACATTTAA
- the LOC116893463 gene encoding short coiled-coil protein-like, with protein MDAPVAHWIAPDFLEKTYHLQMDKDERREIEEKPHDSGDDDDDDDDDDDEDNNAVQTLKKHKCWVGEPRPEASYLSCLFPAPQTQDHSLKSLHSGTEHLFPKMMNADMDTVDAENQVDLEEKTRLINQVLELQHTLEDLSARVDAVKEENLKLKSENQVLGQYIENLMSASSVFQTTDTKSKRK; from the exons ATGGATGCACCGGTTGCACACTGGATAGCTCCAGACTTCCTGGAG AAAACGTATCACCTGCAGATGGATAAGGATGAGAGGCGTGAGATCGAGGAAAAGCCTCatgatagtggtgatgatgatgacgacgacgacgatgacgacgatgagGACAACA atgctgTACAGACCCTAAAAAAACACAAATGCTGGGTCGGAGAGCCGCGGCCTGAGGCGTCCTACCTATCCTGCCTTTTCCCGGCGCCTCAAACGCAAGACCATTCATTAAAGAGTTTGCATTCAGGAACTGAACATCTGTTCCCCAAGATGATGAATGCTGACATGGACACAGTTGATGCTGAAAATCAAGTGGACCTGGAAGAAAAGACTCGACTCATTAATCAGGTGTTGGAGCTCCAGCACACACTTGAAGATCTTTCTGCAAGAGTAGATGCAGTTAAGGAAGAAAATCTGAAGCTAAAATCGGAAAATCAAGTTCTTGGACAATATATAGAAAACCTCATGTCTGCTTCTAGTGTTTTTCAAACAACTGatacaaaaagcaaaaggaagtaa